Proteins encoded by one window of Cyclobacteriaceae bacterium:
- a CDS encoding aldose epimerase family protein, with protein MNTSTRLGIFLLVGVAFACSTDKKEQHKEAGITVNDFGMIDTTTIKEYAIRNKAGMQVSVLNYGGTITEVIVPDRKGNFENVVLGFPTLEGYLSENNPYFGALIGRYANRIGKATFQLNDQLYTLAPNNNGNTLHGGNKGFDKVVWDVKIESDSSMRLTYDSPDGEEGFPGNLHVEVVFTLSNANALTLDYSATADQATPVNLTSHAYFNLSAGKCSTILDHELQLFAERITAVNDSLIPTGEFMEVFETPFDFLEAKTIGRDIHNVPGGYDHNFVLFEAKETGLAGPAAILYDPLSGREMKLFTSEPGLQFYSGNFLDGTITGKNGQVYVKHAGLCLEPQHFPDSPNQPHFPNTILKPGETYYQTSRFEFSVR; from the coding sequence ATGAACACATCAACGAGACTTGGTATTTTTTTACTGGTTGGCGTGGCTTTCGCCTGCTCCACAGACAAGAAAGAACAACATAAGGAAGCTGGAATAACCGTTAATGATTTTGGTATGATCGACACAACAACCATTAAGGAATATGCAATACGAAACAAAGCCGGCATGCAGGTAAGTGTGCTGAACTATGGCGGAACGATAACAGAGGTTATTGTTCCCGACCGAAAGGGAAATTTCGAAAATGTCGTGCTTGGCTTTCCAACCCTGGAAGGTTATCTCAGTGAAAACAATCCGTACTTCGGAGCATTGATCGGCCGGTATGCCAATCGTATTGGTAAAGCAACCTTTCAATTGAACGACCAACTGTACACGCTTGCACCAAACAATAACGGCAACACCTTGCATGGAGGTAACAAAGGTTTTGATAAGGTGGTGTGGGATGTCAAGATCGAATCTGATAGTTCCATGCGCCTGACATACGATAGTCCGGATGGGGAAGAAGGGTTTCCCGGAAACCTGCATGTGGAAGTCGTGTTCACATTAAGTAATGCCAACGCGTTAACGCTGGATTATTCCGCAACGGCTGATCAAGCCACGCCTGTAAATCTGACAAGCCATGCATACTTTAACTTGTCGGCAGGAAAGTGTTCAACCATTCTTGATCATGAACTTCAACTCTTTGCTGAGCGCATAACCGCTGTAAACGATTCACTTATTCCTACGGGTGAGTTCATGGAGGTTTTTGAAACACCTTTTGATTTTTTGGAAGCAAAAACAATCGGTCGCGACATTCATAATGTGCCCGGTGGATATGATCACAACTTTGTGCTGTTTGAGGCAAAAGAAACCGGACTGGCCGGTCCTGCTGCCATACTTTACGATCCATTAAGTGGAAGGGAAATGAAACTGTTTACATCTGAGCCCGGCCTGCAATTTTATTCCGGCAACTTTTTAGATGGAACCATTACCGGGAAAAACGGACAGGTCTATGTAAAACACGCTGGACTTTGTCTGGAGCCCCAGCATTTCCCGGACTCACCCAACCAACCCCATTTTCCTAACACGATTTTAAAGCCGGGAGAAACGTACTACCAAACAAGCCGGTTCGAATTTAGTGTGAGATGA
- a CDS encoding glycoside hydrolase family 127 protein gives MRQFLSFLYLLFMLAQSGFSQELLQGVSFSSLTITDTFWKPRLQTIATNTLDACISQTEIKTPRIRNFEKVVNQTGEKHEGIYYDDSDVYKALEAIAYSLNNFPDKKLEETADRWIDVIAKAQLPDGYLNTYYQLGDISKRWTDIEKHEDYNAGHLIEAAVAYYHATGKDKLLQTAIRFANHIDSAFRLGNKPWFSGHQEIELALVKLFDVTKNDRYLKLSEWYLQQRGKGYYTYGTNWITPDYWQDVKPVHEQTEITGHAVRAMYQYTGAADVAAVMNNKQYAEAMRAVWEDVVYRNLYITGGIGSSGRNEGFSIDYDLPNTNAYCETCASVGMVFWNQRMNRLSGDSKFIDVLERSLYNGALSGLSLSGDRFFYGNPLASFGTHARREWFGTACCPSNIARLTASVGDYIYATSTTALYVNLFISNTATIHLDKQVVLVQLTTNYPWEGAGELTLNPERKSNFELYIRIPGWVTGKPVPGELYTFKNNQPVKIIFRVNEKEVLPEIKNGYAVIKRTWQKGDNVKWDFPMEVHEVVAHEAVTQNRDRLALQRGPLVYCVEGADNGGKAWDFIVPENTKYKIEFKPELLGGVVTISFEAQALKGGETPTSLVHFPKTITAIPYFAWNNRGANEMQVWLPKKVKEVRINPEN, from the coding sequence ATGCGCCAATTCCTTAGTTTTCTTTATCTTCTCTTCATGCTGGCACAATCTGGGTTTAGTCAGGAATTGCTACAAGGCGTCAGCTTTTCATCCCTCACCATTACCGATACGTTCTGGAAACCCCGACTGCAAACTATTGCCACCAATACATTGGATGCCTGCATTTCGCAAACAGAAATTAAAACCCCACGCATTCGCAACTTCGAGAAGGTAGTTAACCAGACAGGGGAGAAGCATGAAGGCATTTATTATGACGACAGTGACGTGTACAAAGCGCTGGAAGCAATCGCTTATTCTTTAAATAATTTTCCGGATAAGAAGTTAGAAGAAACGGCTGATCGCTGGATTGATGTTATTGCCAAAGCTCAGCTTCCTGATGGGTACCTGAACACATATTACCAATTAGGCGATATTTCAAAACGCTGGACCGATATCGAGAAACATGAAGATTACAATGCAGGGCATCTCATCGAAGCTGCAGTGGCTTATTACCACGCTACTGGAAAAGACAAGTTGTTGCAAACGGCTATCCGGTTTGCCAATCACATTGACTCAGCGTTTCGGTTAGGTAATAAGCCTTGGTTTAGTGGTCATCAGGAAATCGAACTGGCTTTGGTTAAGCTGTTTGATGTCACTAAAAATGATCGCTATTTAAAACTTAGCGAATGGTATTTACAACAACGCGGTAAAGGCTATTACACTTATGGTACCAATTGGATTACACCCGACTACTGGCAAGACGTAAAACCGGTGCATGAGCAAACTGAAATCACCGGTCATGCAGTGCGTGCCATGTACCAATACACTGGCGCAGCCGATGTTGCAGCAGTTATGAATAACAAACAGTATGCAGAAGCCATGCGTGCCGTATGGGAAGATGTTGTGTATAGGAATCTCTACATCACCGGTGGCATTGGATCATCTGGTCGTAATGAAGGCTTTTCAATCGATTATGATTTGCCCAACACGAATGCCTACTGTGAAACATGTGCTTCAGTGGGCATGGTGTTTTGGAATCAACGCATGAACCGTTTAAGTGGTGATAGTAAATTTATTGATGTACTCGAACGCAGTTTATACAATGGTGCACTTTCAGGCTTATCCTTATCCGGTGATCGCTTTTTTTATGGCAATCCATTGGCATCATTCGGTACACACGCTCGCAGGGAATGGTTTGGCACGGCATGTTGTCCGTCCAACATTGCCCGACTAACCGCTTCTGTTGGCGATTACATTTACGCCACAAGCACGACAGCTTTGTATGTCAATTTATTCATCAGCAATACGGCAACAATTCATCTGGATAAGCAAGTTGTCCTTGTTCAGCTCACCACCAATTATCCGTGGGAGGGTGCTGGAGAACTTACATTGAATCCTGAAAGGAAAAGCAATTTCGAACTTTACATTCGCATACCGGGTTGGGTAACGGGTAAGCCAGTACCGGGCGAACTATACACATTTAAAAATAATCAACCAGTCAAAATTATCTTTCGGGTAAATGAGAAGGAGGTTCTTCCTGAAATTAAGAATGGTTATGCGGTCATCAAAAGAACCTGGCAGAAAGGGGACAACGTGAAATGGGATTTTCCGATGGAGGTTCACGAAGTGGTAGCGCATGAAGCGGTGACACAAAATCGTGATCGATTGGCACTTCAACGCGGACCATTGGTTTACTGTGTTGAGGGTGCTGACAATGGGGGTAAGGCATGGGATTTTATTGTTCCGGAGAACACGAAATACAAAATTGAATTCAAGCCTGAATTACTGGGAGGGGTCGTAACCATTTCATTTGAAGCACAAGCCCTTAAAGGGGGAGAAACACCTACATCCTTAGTACATTTTCCGAAAACCATTACGGCCATACCATACTTTGCCTGGAACAACCGTGGAGCAAACGAGATGCAGGTATGGTTGCCAAAAAAAGTGAAGGAAGTCAGAATCAATCCTGAAAATTAA
- a CDS encoding tetratricopeptide repeat protein: protein MKRVVCFLLVALPLAVFAQKAPKPNLNKALNSWKQGKLDEAKQMIDVCVTDPKLSLDPKTFFYQGLIYASIDTTTNETYKGLANNSFEVASQALAKAAEMNKDAKNELFYQGNDFLPVTLSQSVEFLGNYYLNKGAVAYQEDDYETALKEFDKTKVLNPKDTTVHFYSGFVAQANENYDRALEDLRKYIELGGTSTDAYTVIIQTWAGPKGDKKKALEITREAKAKYPDNKDYPLLEIGYLIDLEMTEDAKGGLEKAVAADPSNKTLLFYLGYVNSKLDNFEEAKKNFEAALKIDPKYFDAQYYLAQLYFIEADKIKAEMNNLGISAADKKRKIELDNELVKRYKTAAPYWEKAEQLNPSDTDVLDKLSMIYYYLGEDAKAARVEKRLKELGVDN, encoded by the coding sequence ATGAAACGAGTAGTATGTTTTTTGTTGGTTGCTTTGCCATTGGCAGTATTTGCCCAAAAAGCGCCTAAGCCAAATTTGAATAAAGCTTTAAACTCCTGGAAGCAAGGGAAGTTGGATGAAGCCAAACAGATGATTGACGTATGTGTTACCGATCCAAAGCTTTCATTGGATCCGAAAACATTCTTCTATCAGGGACTTATTTATGCTTCTATCGACACCACGACCAATGAGACGTATAAAGGATTAGCCAACAATAGCTTTGAAGTAGCCTCACAAGCTTTAGCAAAAGCAGCAGAGATGAACAAAGACGCAAAGAATGAATTATTCTACCAGGGAAATGATTTTTTACCGGTAACCTTATCCCAAAGTGTAGAATTCCTTGGAAACTACTACCTGAATAAGGGAGCAGTTGCTTACCAGGAAGATGACTATGAGACTGCCTTGAAAGAATTTGACAAGACCAAGGTTTTAAATCCAAAAGATACAACAGTACACTTCTATTCGGGCTTCGTAGCGCAAGCGAATGAAAACTACGATCGCGCGTTGGAAGATTTGAGAAAATACATTGAGTTGGGAGGTACCTCGACTGATGCGTATACGGTGATCATCCAAACCTGGGCAGGCCCTAAAGGCGACAAGAAAAAGGCACTTGAAATTACACGCGAAGCTAAGGCTAAATATCCTGACAATAAGGATTATCCATTGCTTGAAATCGGTTACCTGATTGACCTGGAGATGACGGAAGACGCCAAGGGTGGACTTGAAAAAGCGGTTGCAGCAGATCCTTCCAATAAAACACTGTTGTTTTATCTCGGTTATGTGAATTCCAAACTGGATAATTTCGAAGAAGCCAAGAAAAACTTTGAGGCTGCTTTAAAAATTGATCCGAAATATTTTGATGCGCAATATTACCTGGCACAACTTTACTTCATTGAAGCAGATAAAATCAAAGCTGAAATGAATAACCTCGGTATTTCTGCAGCTGACAAAAAGCGTAAGATTGAATTGGATAATGAGTTGGTTAAACGTTACAAAACAGCAGCACCTTATTGGGAAAAGGCTGAGCAACTGAATCCTTCTGATACAGATGTATTGGATAAATTAAGCATGATCTATTATTACCTGGGTGAAGATGCAAAAGCGGCACGCGTTGAAAAGCGCCTGAAAGAATTGGGTGTAGACAATTAA
- the gyrA gene encoding DNA gyrase subunit A: MAEETGNLPERQNIIPINIEDEMRGAYIDYSMSVIVSRALPDVRDGLKPVHRRVLYGMLELGVNYNKSYKKSARIVGEVLGKYHPHGDASVYETMVRMAQDWSMRYPLVDGQGNFGSIDGDAAAAMRYTEARLRRIAEELLADINKDTVDFQPNFDDSLTEPTVLPGKLPNLLVNGASGIAVGMATNMAPHNLREVVDGIVAYIDNNDITIEDLMKFVTAPDFPTGGIIYGISGVREAYRTGRGRVVVRSKAEIVTQANGREQIVVTEIPYQVNKALMIEKTAALINEKKIEGISDIRDESDRDGYRIVYDLKRDAIGNIVLNNLYKYTQLQSNFGINNVALVKGRPQTLNLKDLIKNFVEHRHEVVTRRTLYELNEAEKRAHILEGYLIALDNLDEVIALIRASKDPETAKTELISRFGLSEIQAKAILEMRLQRLTGLERDKIQQEYKEVMELIGRLKDILASEPLRMQIIKDELAELRDRYGDDRRTEVVPTEEDDILPEDMIPNEEMVITISNQGYIKRTSLSEYRTQGRGGVGSRGVATKEDDFTEHLFIAHAHNFLLIFTESGKVYWKKAYEIPEGNKTSKGRAIQNLINIEPGDTVKAVINIRTLEDEEYLNNNFVILCTEKGTIKKTSLEAYSRPRQGGINAITIHDGDRLLTASLTNGKNHIIIAKSEGKAVHFSEEDVRPMGRTAAGVRAVTLDSSTDKVIGMVCITREDANLLVVSEKGYGKRSSIDDYRVTKRGGKGVKTINITEKTGKLVAIKEVTDDDELMIINRSGITIRIKVSELRVMGRATQGVRLIRLNEDDRISSIEKIQRMQDEAPEESKS; this comes from the coding sequence GTGGCTGAAGAAACCGGTAATTTGCCCGAGCGGCAAAACATAATCCCGATCAATATTGAAGATGAAATGCGCGGTGCCTACATCGATTATTCGATGTCGGTTATTGTTTCACGCGCACTGCCCGATGTTCGCGATGGCTTAAAGCCGGTACACCGCAGGGTGTTATACGGCATGCTTGAGCTGGGTGTTAACTACAACAAATCCTATAAGAAGTCGGCTCGTATTGTGGGGGAAGTGCTTGGTAAGTACCACCCGCATGGGGATGCTTCGGTTTACGAAACTATGGTGCGCATGGCCCAGGATTGGTCGATGCGCTACCCGTTGGTTGACGGACAGGGTAACTTTGGTTCCATTGATGGCGATGCTGCTGCGGCCATGCGATATACCGAAGCCCGCTTGCGCAGAATTGCAGAAGAATTGCTGGCTGACATCAACAAAGACACCGTTGATTTCCAACCCAACTTTGACGACTCTTTAACGGAACCTACCGTACTTCCGGGCAAATTGCCCAACCTGTTGGTGAATGGCGCCTCGGGCATTGCGGTTGGTATGGCCACCAACATGGCTCCGCATAACTTACGCGAGGTAGTGGATGGTATTGTTGCCTATATCGACAATAACGACATCACCATTGAAGACCTGATGAAGTTTGTCACCGCGCCTGACTTCCCGACCGGTGGTATCATTTATGGCATTTCAGGGGTTCGGGAAGCGTACAGAACAGGTCGGGGCAGGGTTGTGGTTCGTTCCAAAGCCGAGATTGTAACCCAGGCCAATGGCCGGGAGCAAATCGTGGTAACCGAAATTCCTTATCAGGTTAACAAAGCCCTGATGATTGAGAAAACGGCTGCCTTGATTAATGAAAAGAAGATAGAAGGCATTTCCGATATCCGCGATGAGTCGGATAGAGATGGATACCGCATTGTATACGACCTGAAGCGTGATGCAATAGGTAACATCGTGCTGAATAACTTATACAAATACACCCAGTTACAGTCGAACTTCGGAATTAACAATGTAGCTCTTGTAAAAGGCAGGCCACAGACGCTTAACCTGAAGGACCTGATCAAGAACTTTGTGGAACACCGCCACGAAGTGGTGACCAGGCGCACGCTTTACGAACTGAACGAAGCTGAAAAGCGCGCACACATTCTGGAAGGTTACCTGATTGCGCTGGATAACCTGGATGAAGTCATTGCCTTAATCAGAGCATCGAAAGATCCGGAAACGGCAAAGACAGAATTGATTAGTCGCTTTGGGTTGTCGGAAATTCAGGCAAAGGCCATTTTGGAAATGCGTCTGCAACGCCTAACAGGCCTGGAGCGCGACAAGATTCAACAGGAGTACAAAGAAGTAATGGAGCTGATTGGTCGCTTGAAAGATATTCTGGCAAGTGAGCCCTTGCGCATGCAGATCATTAAAGATGAACTGGCCGAATTACGCGACCGGTATGGAGACGATCGCAGAACCGAGGTTGTACCTACGGAGGAAGACGACATTCTGCCAGAGGATATGATCCCGAACGAGGAAATGGTGATCACCATCTCCAACCAGGGATACATTAAGCGTACATCCCTTTCAGAGTACAGAACACAGGGCAGAGGCGGAGTTGGATCACGAGGTGTAGCTACAAAAGAAGATGATTTTACCGAGCACCTGTTTATCGCTCATGCGCATAATTTCCTGCTGATTTTTACGGAGAGCGGTAAAGTGTATTGGAAAAAGGCATATGAAATTCCGGAAGGAAATAAAACTTCTAAGGGGAGGGCCATCCAAAACCTGATCAACATTGAGCCCGGGGATACGGTCAAGGCCGTAATCAATATCCGAACACTGGAGGATGAAGAATACCTGAACAATAATTTTGTAATTCTCTGTACGGAGAAAGGCACCATCAAGAAAACTTCACTTGAAGCTTATTCACGACCGCGGCAGGGAGGCATTAATGCCATTACCATTCACGATGGCGACCGGTTATTAACCGCCTCGCTGACCAATGGTAAAAACCATATCATTATAGCTAAGTCGGAGGGTAAGGCTGTGCATTTCAGCGAAGAAGATGTGAGGCCAATGGGCCGTACTGCAGCAGGGGTACGAGCCGTTACACTCGATTCTTCTACCGATAAAGTAATAGGCATGGTGTGCATTACCCGGGAAGATGCAAATTTGCTGGTCGTTTCCGAGAAGGGATACGGCAAGCGTTCGTCTATTGATGATTACCGGGTGACTAAACGCGGTGGAAAAGGGGTTAAAACCATAAATATCACCGAAAAAACTGGCAAGCTTGTTGCGATTAAGGAAGTTACCGATGATGATGAATTGATGATTATTAACCGTTCAGGTATTACCATTCGCATAAAAGTTTCCGAACTTCGTGTGATGGGTAGGGCAACCCAAGGTGTGCGTTTAATCCGGCTGAACGAAGATGACCGCATTTCATCCATAGAAAAAATTCAACGGATGCAGGATGAAGCACCCGAAGAAAGCAAAAGTTAA
- a CDS encoding penicillin-binding protein activator LpoB, translated as MNKFIILFAVFALFSCSRSVTRIDPSTEIDLSGRWNDTDSRKVADQMIHDLFKSDQFQKYAESLGRKPVLVISSIKNKTSEHIDAANYIRKFEMVIHNSGIAELVESEEFRDKVRQERAEQQDFADPATAARWGKEVGADLILFGEMTSETDVYQKKRVVNYITTLFLTDVESNKRIWYGQNEIKKLVKN; from the coding sequence ATGAATAAGTTCATTATACTTTTCGCTGTTTTCGCTCTGTTTTCTTGTTCCCGTTCTGTTACCCGGATTGATCCTTCAACGGAGATTGACCTGAGTGGGCGCTGGAACGATACGGATTCACGTAAAGTTGCCGACCAGATGATTCATGATCTATTTAAATCGGATCAGTTTCAGAAATACGCGGAGTCTCTTGGAAGAAAGCCAGTGTTGGTCATCAGCTCAATCAAGAATAAAACAAGCGAACACATTGATGCCGCTAACTACATCCGCAAATTTGAAATGGTAATCCATAATTCAGGCATAGCCGAATTGGTGGAGTCGGAAGAATTTCGGGATAAGGTACGGCAGGAGCGGGCCGAGCAACAGGATTTTGCTGATCCGGCAACTGCTGCACGGTGGGGCAAGGAAGTTGGGGCTGACTTGATCTTATTTGGCGAAATGACTTCCGAAACCGATGTGTATCAGAAGAAGCGCGTGGTCAACTACATCACTACACTTTTCCTCACCGATGTGGAAAGTAACAAGCGCATCTGGTACGGACAAAACGAAATCAAAAAGCTGGTAAAGAACTAA
- the rpe gene encoding ribulose-phosphate 3-epimerase — MAQPIIAPSILAADFANLEREVHMVNESDADWIHIDIMDGVFVPNLSFGLPVTSAIKKHAKKPLDVHLMIVHPERYLNAFKEAGASTITVHYEACEHLHRTVQEIKALGCQAGVAINPHTSVNLLEDIIADIDLVCVMAVNPGFGGQKFIERTYEKTRTLKALIDSRNSSAKIEIDGGVNLTNAPALRQAGADVLVAGNFVFSAANPKAVIAQLKQIG; from the coding sequence ATGGCTCAACCGATAATTGCCCCCTCCATTCTTGCTGCTGATTTTGCCAATCTTGAACGGGAAGTTCACATGGTCAATGAAAGCGATGCCGACTGGATTCATATCGACATTATGGATGGCGTTTTTGTACCCAACCTTTCGTTTGGATTGCCCGTGACATCGGCAATAAAAAAGCACGCAAAAAAGCCATTGGATGTACACCTGATGATTGTTCATCCGGAGCGGTACCTGAATGCGTTCAAGGAAGCAGGGGCATCGACCATAACGGTTCATTATGAAGCCTGTGAGCATTTGCATCGTACCGTACAAGAGATTAAAGCACTGGGATGCCAGGCTGGTGTGGCCATCAATCCACATACATCTGTAAATTTATTAGAGGACATCATTGCCGATATTGACCTGGTATGTGTGATGGCTGTGAACCCCGGGTTTGGTGGACAGAAATTCATTGAGAGGACGTATGAAAAGACCCGTACGCTGAAAGCTTTAATTGATTCCCGAAACTCATCAGCAAAGATTGAAATTGATGGCGGGGTAAACCTTACTAACGCGCCTGCGTTACGGCAAGCGGGAGCGGACGTGTTGGTGGCTGGCAATTTTGTTTTCAGTGCAGCCAATCCTAAGGCAGTGATTGCGCAACTGAAGCAAATTGGGTGA
- a CDS encoding S8/S53 family peptidase has translation MGWNKFLFLLVIGACVLGAQAQENQYVVFFADKTGTPYSINSPETFLTQRALDRRARHNISISESDLPVNPVYVQGLRDAGAEVIYTTKWMNGALVSCDDAILSALEDLPYVSSVEFVSPGNHPASGNRRKFKNEVTEAAAEATDMQLSMIGLDAMHLDGKQGDGIVIAVFDGGFSGVDMTTPFQHLFTNNQIDQSNSFDFISGTSNVFQYDDHGTRVLSIMSANVEGSFTGGVTEASYQLYVTEDVPTEYRIEEYNWLFAAERADSSGADIIHSSLGYSTFDIASMDYTTDQLDGETTVVTRAAQLAFSKGMMVVTSAGNEGNDASWRIITGPADGKDVLAIGNINSFGVRSSSSSMGPSADGRIKPDLVALGSGVSVVRASGSVFTGSGTSFSAPLVTSLVAGIWQAYPELKNTNLLEALRKTASQANNPDNLLGYGIPNYLAVIHYLEQSSQTEPVIVFPNPVTDMLTIRPASPEKGNIKLALVSSQGQLVTEREVSFSWLNNQYTADLSGLASGIYILRLTTVDRILTFRIVKMN, from the coding sequence ATGGGGTGGAATAAATTTCTTTTTTTACTAGTGATTGGTGCGTGTGTGCTTGGTGCACAGGCGCAGGAAAATCAATACGTTGTTTTTTTTGCAGATAAAACGGGTACACCTTATTCCATAAATTCTCCGGAAACGTTCTTAACACAACGAGCACTTGATCGAAGAGCACGTCATAACATTTCAATATCAGAAAGCGACTTACCCGTTAATCCAGTTTATGTTCAAGGCCTTCGCGATGCAGGTGCGGAGGTGATCTACACGACCAAATGGATGAACGGTGCATTGGTTTCTTGCGATGATGCGATACTTTCTGCACTCGAGGATTTACCCTATGTATCATCTGTCGAATTTGTTTCACCGGGAAATCACCCTGCTTCTGGTAATCGAAGAAAATTCAAAAACGAAGTAACCGAGGCCGCTGCGGAAGCAACCGATATGCAACTTTCAATGATCGGACTTGATGCCATGCACCTGGATGGAAAGCAAGGAGATGGAATTGTTATTGCCGTTTTCGATGGCGGGTTTTCAGGCGTAGATATGACTACACCCTTTCAGCATTTGTTCACCAACAACCAAATTGATCAAAGTAATTCTTTTGATTTTATATCCGGAACTTCAAATGTCTTTCAATACGATGACCATGGAACCCGTGTGTTGTCCATCATGAGTGCAAACGTTGAGGGATCATTTACCGGTGGCGTTACGGAGGCTTCATACCAGCTTTATGTAACAGAAGATGTTCCAACAGAATACCGCATTGAAGAGTACAACTGGTTGTTTGCAGCTGAACGTGCCGACAGTTCAGGAGCGGATATCATTCATTCATCATTGGGGTACAGTACGTTTGATATCGCATCCATGGATTATACAACCGATCAATTGGATGGTGAAACAACCGTAGTAACCCGCGCAGCACAACTGGCATTTAGCAAGGGAATGATGGTGGTCACCAGTGCCGGAAATGAAGGGAACGATGCCTCGTGGCGCATCATTACCGGCCCGGCTGATGGCAAGGATGTATTGGCCATTGGCAATATCAACAGTTTCGGTGTGCGTTCATCATCTAGTTCCATGGGGCCTAGTGCCGATGGAAGAATTAAACCAGATCTGGTTGCTTTGGGTTCAGGTGTTTCAGTAGTTCGTGCCAGTGGATCGGTATTCACCGGATCCGGCACTTCTTTTTCGGCACCGCTTGTAACTTCATTGGTCGCGGGAATATGGCAGGCTTATCCGGAGTTGAAAAATACCAACTTGCTTGAAGCCCTTCGTAAGACAGCTTCCCAGGCAAACAACCCGGATAATTTGCTGGGTTACGGCATACCAAATTACCTCGCGGTAATACATTACCTGGAACAGTCCAGTCAAACCGAGCCGGTAATTGTTTTTCCAAATCCAGTTACAGACATGCTGACTATACGTCCAGCCTCACCCGAAAAAGGGAACATAAAGCTGGCCTTGGTCTCAAGTCAGGGTCAGTTGGTCACAGAACGAGAAGTTTCCTTTTCATGGTTGAATAATCAATACACTGCGGATCTATCGGGTTTAGCTTCCGGTATTTATATTTTGCGACTAACCACAGTTGATCGGATTTTAACCTTCCGAATCGTAAAGATGAACTGA
- a CDS encoding glycosyltransferase family protein, whose amino-acid sequence MKLLYAIQGTGNGHVARAIDVVPILREYGDLDIFLSGAQADIKLPFSVKYKSKGLSFFFGKSGGIDFYKTFKQNSSKEVMREIKKFPVEKYDLIINDFEPISAWACRRKKIPCIALSHQSAILSKKVPHPRHFDPVGEWILNNYAPVDAAVGFHFARYDTNIYTPVIRKAIREAKVTKGEHYTVYLPAYDDRKLVPLLARISNVRWHIFSKHAKKPYHIGRLSVYPINNEEFVASVVSSKGVLSGAGFETPAEVLFLGKKLLVVPMKKQYEQHYNAAALRDLGVPVIKNVKRKRLPKIQEWIETKQKIEIDYPDITREAIEHALRLGRFSI is encoded by the coding sequence ATGAAATTGCTTTATGCCATTCAAGGTACGGGTAACGGACACGTGGCCCGGGCAATTGACGTTGTCCCCATCCTGCGCGAGTATGGTGACCTGGACATATTTCTCAGTGGGGCACAGGCCGACATTAAATTGCCTTTTTCAGTGAAGTACAAATCCAAAGGACTCAGTTTCTTTTTTGGAAAATCGGGGGGGATAGATTTTTATAAAACATTCAAGCAGAACAGTTCAAAGGAAGTAATGAGGGAGATTAAAAAATTTCCCGTAGAGAAATACGATTTGATCATTAACGACTTTGAACCTATTTCGGCATGGGCATGCAGGCGAAAAAAGATTCCCTGCATAGCGTTGAGTCATCAGTCAGCAATTCTATCTAAGAAAGTGCCGCATCCCAGACATTTTGATCCGGTAGGTGAATGGATTTTGAATAATTATGCACCGGTAGATGCTGCTGTGGGATTTCACTTTGCCCGTTACGATACAAATATCTATACACCCGTGATTCGTAAAGCCATTCGGGAGGCTAAGGTTACCAAAGGTGAACATTATACGGTGTACTTACCTGCCTATGATGATCGCAAACTCGTTCCATTACTGGCGCGAATTTCTAATGTGCGATGGCACATTTTTTCAAAGCATGCAAAAAAGCCATATCACATTGGCAGGCTCTCCGTTTACCCGATCAACAATGAAGAGTTTGTAGCCAGCGTGGTCTCATCCAAAGGCGTGCTATCGGGAGCAGGCTTTGAAACGCCCGCTGAAGTTTTGTTTTTGGGGAAAAAGTTGTTGGTGGTACCCATGAAAAAGCAATACGAGCAACATTACAATGCGGCAGCTTTGCGCGATTTGGGTGTGCCGGTAATCAAAAATGTAAAACGGAAGCGCTTGCCCAAAATTCAGGAGTGGATAGAAACCAAGCAAAAAATTGAAATTGATTATCCGGATATCACTCGTGAAGCCATTGAACATGCATTGAGGTTGGGTAGGTTTTCCATTTAA